A section of the Eriocheir sinensis breed Jianghai 21 chromosome 40, ASM2467909v1, whole genome shotgun sequence genome encodes:
- the LOC127009425 gene encoding salivary glue protein Sgs-3-like, whose product MMQMLANCTLSEDTVAEPSHAKPRQTKQRKSNPIQAKPSQANPSRVKSSQAKPSQAKPSKAKSNQAKPSQVKPSQTKPSRAKLSQAKPSQAKPSQAKPSQAEPSQADPSQAKPSQAEPSGAKSSQAKPSQVKLSQVKPSHAKPI is encoded by the coding sequence GATACCGTAGCCGAGCCGAGTCATGCCAAGCCAAGACAAACCAAGCAAAGAAAATCCAATCCAatccaagccaagccaagccaagccaaccCAAGCCGGGTCAAGTCAAGCCAAGctaagccaagccaagccaaacCAAGCAAAGCAAAGTCAaaccaagccaagccaagccaagttaAGCCAAGCCAAACCAAGCCAAGCCGAGCCAAACTGAGCCAAGCCAAGCCGAGCCAAGCCAAGCCGAGCCAAGCCAAGCCGAGTCAAGCCGAGCCAAGCCAAGCTGacccaagccaagccaagccgagCCAAGCCGAGCCGAGCGGAGCCAAGtcaagccaagccaagccgagCCAAGTTAAGCTAAGCCAAGTCAAGCCAAGCCATGCCAAGCCAATTTAA